Part of the Lotus japonicus ecotype B-129 chromosome 6, LjGifu_v1.2 genome, aattatattatcatataaaaaatattgttaaaaAAACAGAAGGTTGATAAGAACCGGGTGACCAATCCAAATCCAGTGCCATCCAATCCAAAATCGTATAAATACGAAACATTTTACGACGACAGTGAGTGAGTTTTGTGTTTGCAGAATCAGTTTCATTCATTTGGTCATTGCTGTGACTCTCTAAGCTCATTTCCACGAGGTACACTCTACTCCTCTGTTGAATGAATCATTATTGTATAACCAATcatgaataattaattaattaattgtgtAATTTGAAATCTGACCATTTTTCatttgatgttgttgttgttgcagtGAAGACGTTGAACCCTTTTGAGGCCTCAGATCTTTGCTATGGCTACACCTGCTCCCCCGGTAAGCTCAACCTTAGTTTCTAGCCTGAACAGTAaacttgttttgattgaattCATGGGTATCTATTAACTCACTCCCTAGTTTGTAAAAACTCATGCCTTAACTGAGGGTCACTTGTGTTGTATCAGAGGGTTCCAAATCTTATTGGGGGCAAGTTTTCTGACTCAAAATCAGCGACCTTCATCGATGTTATAAACCCTGTAAGTGTTTTTTTTGTTGGTAGCTTGCATTTGAGACTTGAGACCCTTGTTTGTGGTCTTGATTGtatgatttgataattatagGCAACGCAAAAAGTTGTTTCCCAACTTCCTTTGACTACAGATGAAGAGTTTAAAGCTGCAGTTGCTGCAGCAAAGAAGGCGTATCCATCATGGCGTAACACTCCAATCACGAGACGCCAACGAGTTATGTTGAAGTTCCAAGAGCTTATACGCAGAGATATTGTAAGCACCTTACAATGTTTAATGTCCCTTAGATATACATCAACTTAGACAAGGCATCCATATCAGCATATATtctagtaattttttattttgatgtgATTATTACTTTGTAATTTTTTCAGGATAAACTTGCCCTGAATATTACCACTGAACAAGGGAAGACTTTAAAGGATGCACAAGGAGATGTATTCCGTGGTTTAGGTTGGTCTTTATGTTGCCTGAAAAGAAAGTTTAGTAATATAATGATTTGAGCTCAATTTTTGATGATGGAGTTCTCTGAACATTTTAACTTATGTCATTTAGAGGTGGTGGAACATGCTTGTGGGATGGCAACTCTACAGATGGGGGAGTATGTTTCCAATGTATCACGTGGAATTGATACTTTCAGCATTAGAGAACCACTAGGTGTTTGTGCTGGTATTTGCCCATTCAACTTTCCTGCAATGATTCCCTTGTGGGTAAGCTGTCTTATACTTTGTGGGTGGATTTTTGGCTATGTGACTAACTTTTGCTTTTTAGTCATTGGGTTCTTTGCTTGGTCATCTCATCCATATATCAGCATGCATAAGATAGGAAAGGTCCAATTATGTAAAATGGTCCAGAAATATTAGGTTAGAATAGCTTGGTATTTTTCTCTTCCCATATATTATTGTCATTTCTCAAGGGAATATAACTTACATTGTATAGGGCACAAAAATGACATCCTTTAATAAATTCTTAATGTTTATGATCTATCTGTAGATGTTCCCGATAGCAGTAACATGTGGCAATACCTTTATTCTAAAACCATCAGAGAAAGATCCAGGTGATGTTGTCTACTTATTTTGGTTGTTTATCAATACCCTTGAATTTACTTCTCAATTTTCTGTTGAATAAAATGGAAAATATTCTCTGTCATTCAAAGCAAGCTTGTGCTTCTTTAACGTGTTATTGGCATTCTGGCATTTCGAACATATCACCATAAAATTTACTGTGAACACCAGGAGTAAGAGTTTTTttacaataaataaaacacTTCTTACTTTTTCATAAGCAACTACTCAGGATTTTGCGGTCACTATGTATATATCATCTATATTACTAATCTGAATATTAATAAATTGCAGATTCTTTCGAAAGCAAAATTCCTGAAAACGATATAATGTGCTTTACGCTGAAATTGTAAAGTTTTCCTTTCTTATTACATTTAAATATCATATGATTTTCTTGACTGCGATTTTGAGGATGGAAATTTGCAAAGAATATTTTTAGGAGCAATATAATGAGATGTTTTTAGTTAAAATAATGCTTCGCTATCCTTCAACTGGTTTGAAAGCTGTCCACACTTGCACTTTCTGCtatgtaaatttatttaaactaaGGATGAGTTACTTTCCAGATTAGGTTTGCATTTTGTTAATGATACTCTGGCAACAAAAGGAAGCAAGTCAAGACCCAAGTAACATTGATGTCTTTTGACGGTGCCCATGTAAATTTGATATCTAGATAGATATCATTATTAGGAAGAATTTTTTTAGATCTTACCGTTTACATAAGAAGTATATATTAATGTAATTAGTGTTGACTGATTAATGTGATCTTATTTATCCATCTAGTAATGAAATACTGAACATTGTAAGCCGCCAGTTTGTTTTTCTTCCCTACCCCTATGATGGCATGCATGCTCCTTTGCTAATGAAACACTTTTCTGGCAGAACTCAGTCACTCAAAAACATACAGTCTTCTTTGTCCGCTTTCATGATTCCTCAATTTTGGTTACCTACAACTTATCGGATGTTGTGTTTTGACTTTAGTATTTTTGCAGGTGCTTCTATAATTCTTGCAGAATTGGCCATCGAGGCTGGTTTGCCTGAGGGTGTCCTAAATATAGTTCATGGAACTCATGTATgttatcacttttttttaaattaaacttTTGTTCTCCACTTGTTTCTTGTGATACTTTCAAAGTAAAGGAACTCAAGGGTTCATTTtgcattttctattttcaaaacCTATCCAAGTTTTAAATAAGAACTTTGCACATGACAACGGGTTATATTGTCATACTCAATGCcgcttgcttttttttttgttctttttattgATGTTCTTAATTATCCAATTGGTGACAGGATGTTGTTAATGCTATTTGTGATCATGAAGACATCAAAGCCATATCTTTTGTTGGTTCAAATATTGTAAGTCATCCAACATTTTATTTTTCAGTGTACTGATTCTATGTGATGCCTTGTGACACTAGATGATGGACTAAAATATTTCAACCAGAATCCAAttatatcagcaaaatcaaatCATTTTACAATTTGATTGTATTTATATAGAGAGATGGATGATTGCAAGTGATTAAAATGCTCTTTCTTTCAAATGGTAGTCCCACCTTACATATCCTTATTTGATGTTCTTATTTTGTATTTAAGGCTGGAATGCACATATATGCAAGAGCAGCAGCTAAAGGGAAACGTGTTCAGGTCGGTGTACTTAGTTTTCTCCTGCCCTTGGTAAAATTGATTCTTTCTACCCATGCTAATGATCAGAAATTGCTCATcttatcatttttctttttatttcagtCTAATATGGGGGCCAAAAATCATGCGGTTGTCATGCCTGATGCGGATGTCGATGCTACCATAAATGCTTTAATTGCTGCGGGTTTTGGTGCTGCTGGACAAAGGTGCATGGCTCTCAGCACAGTTGTTTTTGTTGGAGACTCAAAACCATGGTATGATGCTCCATTATTTTGATATTGAATTTGTGTTCATTATATTTTTGATTTAGCCTCTTACGGTTGAAACAATTTATGCTCTTCTTCTAGATGCTTTTTCCAAAATGATCTGGATGTTTGTGCCAAACTGAATCATCATTTCAACATCTCTAGAGAACATTTTGTGAATATCGTAATTGTCGTGCCAAGTAGAAGGATGATTAAGAATTTCCATGATTTAATAATTCTGGTGGGATTGTCCAGAAAAGACTGTTCCAAGTATTTGGACTTGTAATGCAATTATCAGAAAATGACTAAGTTCATTTTGTCCGTATAAAACTTTTTTCCACTTGCTGATAATCTTTTGAGTATAATTTCATCCTTaattcttcatatttttttgtCCAGGGAAAATATACTTGTGGAGCGTGCCAAAGCCCTTAAAGTGAATGCTGGAAATGAGCCTGATGCAGACTTGGGTCCAGTCATTAGCAAACAGGTATGTTTATGGTTCTTTTTCCATGCTATGGACTGGAACTAAAATCTATTAGCAATCTTCATAGTATTGTTTGTCATAGCTATTCAGTATATCACATTTCCACATAAATCTTGTTATAAGTTAGCTATATATGTTTCTTAAATATTCTTtttgactgcacaggcaaaggAGCGAATACACAGATTAATTCAATCTGGGTTTGAAAAGGGTGCCAGACTAGTGCTTGATGGAAGAAATATAGTGGTAGCTGCTATGTTCTCAACCACTTTTATCATTTCATATTTCATAATCCATACACATTTCTTGCATTTATGATCAATTTCCATTTTACCATAGAAGTTGACATAGGATTGTttggaaagtggaaactctcagaaatattTATGTACAGAAAGATTGTAAGCTGTAACTGAAGAAACATTCTTCAATTGTAATTGAACATATCTAGTGATAACATTTCTGATAAAAATCAATGAGAACAGTTAATCTTGACCATACAACCATATATGGATGTTCAAGattattttccttaaatatAATCTTGACTATCCATGTATTTAAAGAAACCAGTCTTCACCATCTGAGTATGGTTATATGAAGATTAAATACACACAGACATACTATATATGGTGTGCTTGTTAACCAATTAAGTATCCGTAAAAGAAATGGAACCTTTTCTTGCATAACTACTTCCGAAACCTTGAAAAAATTCTGTGGTTGTGGCGCTTGTTCAGTTGCTTGGTGGTTATATGAAGCCATAGTGTTTTAGCACACTGAAAATTGCTTTGACTTGACTTTTAACCCTTGAAGTTACTTGTTCATTCTTGCTCCTTGGTTCTCCCTTTCCTCGATTCCCATTAGTCTGAGATGCAACAAAATGAAGTACTCCAAAAGGAAAAGTAAAATGACACAGGCAAAGGATGTACAGTTTGGTGCATATTTGTATTCCACATGCTTAGggtctttatttttccttatagTCAATGGCTTCTTTTAGAACTGCTTAAGAATTCTTACATGCATGTCAATTAGGTACCTGGATATGAATCTGGCAATTTCATTGGCCCAACCATCTTAGCAGATGTCACTGCCGACATGGAGTGCTACAAGGTATtttctcatttatctccaatctCTCAAGTGTTCATTAACGAATTCCAGAAAATAGAAGGACTTGAAGTTTAGACTGAAATTTGACTATCTTTGTACCGGGATGTGCAGGAGGAGATTTTTGGTCCAGTTCTTCTACTCATGGAGGTGCATTTTGTTTGTCTCATCCTTAGAATTCTCTAATTTGGAATAGTTTGTTTTTATTTGTCTCTTTTTGGTCTTTTATATAGGAGACTCATGTATCTTTGAATTTTCATTTTGGCCCCATATGATGTATTAATGTTATGGTGACTGCTGATAGTGTTTTTCTTTTGACTTCAGTCAGATAGTTTGGAGAAGGCCATAAACATTGTCAATGAAAACAAGTATTAGTTAACAACTGCTTCatgttcattttcattttcattttgttaaaCTACCATTTATCTCTTACCCTGACTTTTCCAACAGGTATGGAAATGGTGCTAGTATATTTACTGCTTCAGGTGTGTCTGCAAGGAAATTTCAGACAGAGATTGAGGCTGGGCAGGTTGGTGACCGAAGTTGgatgtttggtttcatgttgCTCTTCCACAGAAGCATTTCTAATCTTCTCTAACATGGTTTTTCATCATCAAAACATATTTGGGTGAAATTCTTAGAAGCACTTCAGGCTGATAAAATCATGTTGAGGCCAAAGCAAAAGGACATTTTTGAGTTAACATGAAAGTGATTTTAGCTCTTCTCACAAGACATTTTTAATGTTTTCCTATAAAAATTACTTATAGTAAacatatccaaacataaatcacatcacTATCAACTTATTTTACAATAATCAATTatgtcagaatcaattatatcCAAAAGATATT contains:
- the LOC130722896 gene encoding methylmalonate-semialdehyde dehydrogenase [acylating], mitochondrial-like, coding for MATPAPPRVPNLIGGKFSDSKSATFIDVINPATQKVVSQLPLTTDEEFKAAVAAAKKAYPSWRNTPITRRQRVMLKFQELIRRDIDKLALNITTEQGKTLKDAQGDVFRGLEVVEHACGMATLQMGEYVSNVSRGIDTFSIREPLGVCAGICPFNFPAMIPLWMFPIAVTCGNTFILKPSEKDPGASIILAELAIEAGLPEGVLNIVHGTHDVVNAICDHEDIKAISFVGSNIAGMHIYARAAAKGKRVQSNMGAKNHAVVMPDADVDATINALIAAGFGAAGQRCMALSTVVFVGDSKPWENILVERAKALKVNAGNEPDADLGPVISKQAKERIHRLIQSGFEKGARLVLDGRNIVVPGYESGNFIGPTILADVTADMECYKEEIFGPVLLLMESDSLEKAINIVNENKYGNGASIFTASGVSARKFQTEIEAGQVGINVPIPVPLPFFSFTGNKASFAGDLNFYGKAGVNFFTQIKTITQQWKESASENKINMAMPTSQKS